The sequence below is a genomic window from Flectobacillus major DSM 103.
AAATATTTGGCACTTTTGCCGAAGAAGTAGAAGAGCCTGTTTATGGGCTTACCAAACCTATCAAAAGTTATAGTTTTTTGTGGCAGCATTTTCATTTTATGTTAGAATTGCTGTATGCCTGCCGACAAGTGCCTACTTGGAAAGAAAAACTAAAAATACTTTTTGGTAAACCCGAAATCATCGACCCCGAAATAAGAAATACCCTTGAACACCGTTTTTTGGTGAGTGTTAAGGAAGAATCTTCTACAGGACGATTTAAGAATTATGTTACGATTCAGATGATTGTAATTTTGGGTATTTTGTTTGGTGTGATTTATTATCAAGCCCAAATTCCTGTAACGATTCAGGTGCTTATTGCAGTACTTATTTTGCTTACATTGGTAAATTGTGGTGCTTTGCTAGAGCAAAAACGATGGATTTTTTACCTAGAATACAGTCGCTTGTGCCTAACGGTGCTGATTATAGGTATTTATTTTTCAAATACATTTTACTTGAGCCTTATTGTTGGGCTACTAACGGTAATAAGTCTATTTTTCAGAACACTCAACTCGCAGTACTTGAGGCTACTGTATGGTGTTAATTAATTCATATTTAACTAAAGACATAATGGAAAACGTACAACCGCTTGATAAAGATTTAGCTCTTTCTGGAAAATGGACGCTATTAGAAGAAACCCTGATGTGGTCGATTGTAGTAGTGATTTATCTTGGTCTTTCTTTGGTAATAATAGGAAAGCAAGAAATCGTTCACGCTTCGCAGGTAGCCTACAATTGGTTGGGGCAAGACTTTTGGCTGTATGTTGGTGTTGGGCTTGCCGCTCAGTTGGTAGACGGTACACTCGGAATGGCCTATGGTATTACTTCTACATCTTTTTTGTTAGGAATTGGCGTTCCTCCAGCTTTGAGTAGTACAAGTGTACACGTTTCTGAGATGTTTACAACAGGAGCTTCGGCTTTTTCGCATTATAAATTTAAAAATATCAATATCAAGCTTTTCAAAGCTTTACTTTGGGGTGTAGTTGGGGCGGTTACTGGTGCTTATTTACTTGCTGAAATCATCGATGGAAATGTCATAAAACCCTATATATCAGCTTATATGTTTGTGTTGGGGATTGTTATATTGAGAAAAGCTTTTCAGAAAAATATTACAAAAAAGAAAACAAAACAGGTGGGCTTGTTAGCTGTTTTTGGTGGATTCATGGACTCGATAGGCGGGGGAGGCTGGGGGCCTATTGTAACCTCTACTTTATTGGGACAAGGACGTAACCCTCGTTATGCTATTGGTTCGGTCAATGCAGCAGAATTTCTGATAACTTTTTCTAGTGGTATTACTTTTTTGTTATTTGAAGGTGTAAATAGCTGGCAAATTATTTTGGGATTGGTAATAGGGGGCATTATTGCAGCACCTTTTGGTGCTATTCTGATCAACCGAGTACCTCGTCGCCCTTTGATGATTTTGGTGGGTACAGTTGTAATTTTATTAAGTGCCCGTACCATTTTGAGTGCAATATTCTAAATACCATAGAGCAACTATTTTTAAAAATTTGATAATCAATATATTACAACAATATACATCTTTTACTTATTACTAAAAAATCACTGAACAGACACAGCATTGCAGGAAGTAATGCTGTGTTTTGTATATTTATACCGACCCAATACTATAAATATTCACGATTTTTGGCTATTCTAAACACTCCTTCTGGCATACCTTCCTATATTTTGATATTATACAAATATATTTTTGGATAAAAGTATTAAATGGTAAAAAGATTAATTAGTTTTGTGTCAATTTAACACAATTTAATTTACTTACTTCTTAATACCATAATTCAATATGTTTAGCAAAAAATTAGTGGTACTATGTGGGCTTATAACAAGCTTTTTACCAAGTTTTGGTCAGCAACAACCAGCCATAGAATCTATCAAAAGTTTTCCTTTACAGGCTGTTCGTTTGAAAGAAGGGCCTTTTCTGAATGCTCAGAATGTCGATATGAAATATATCCTCGACCTCGATGTAGATAGATTACTTGCTCCTTATCGGATAGACGCAGGTTTGCCACTGAAAGCCGAGCGGTATGGCAATTGGGAGAACTCTGGCTTAGATGGTCATATTGGGGGGCATTATTTATCAGCTTTGGCCTTGATGTACGCTTCTACCAACAACCCTGTATTACTTCAACGCCTAGACTATATGGTAGGTGAGTTAGCTTTGTGTCAGCAAAAAAATGGTGATGGCTACGTAGGAGGTATTCCACAAGGTAAGGTATTTTGGGCAAGAATAGCCAAAGGCGATTTGGACGGTAGCGGTTTTGGGCTTAATAATACGTGGGTTCCTCTATACAATATCCACAAGCTATTTGCGGGCTTGTACGATGCCTATACCATAGCTGGTAACAGGCAGGCCCTTGATGTGTTACTGAATTTGTCCAACTGGTTTGCCAACACTATTCAAAATCTAAGCGACGAACAAATTCAAAAGATGCTGAGAACCGAACATGGCGGTATGAACGAAGTATTTGCTGATATTTATGAAATTACACAGGATAAAAAGTATTTGGATATTGCCCAAAAAATATCGCACCGAGCTATCCTAAATCCTTTGATTGAGCAAAAAGACGCTTTGACGGGTTTACATGCCAATACGCAAATCCCAAAGGTAATTGGTTTTCAGAAAATTGCGTCACTAACCAACAATCCAGACTGGGCAAAAGCTTCTGTTTTTTTCTGGCAAAATGTAAGCCAAAAGCGTAGTGTATCTTTTGGTGGCAATAGTTTTAGAGAGCATTTCAATCCTACCAATGATTTTGGCCCAATGCTTGAATCAAATCAAGGCCCCGAAACCTGCAATTCATACAATATGCTCAAACTGACAAAATCTATCTTCTTGTCAAACCCCCAAGCAAGCTATATTGACTTTTTTGAAAGAACGCTTTTCAACCATATTTTGTCGTCACAACACCCTACACACGGCGGATTTGTCTATTTTACGCCTATTCGTCCTAGGCATTATCGGGTGTATTCTCAGCCACAACAAGGCTTTTGGTGTTGTGTAGGTTCAGGTTTAGAAAATCATGGGAAATACGGTGATTTGATTTACGCTCATTCCGACAACGATGTTTATGTGAATTTATTCATGGCATCTACCCTCAACTGGAAAGAAAAAGGACTCACCTTAACCCAAAACACTCAATTTCCAGCTAGCGAATCTACCGAGCTATCCCTAAAACTGATTCATCCTAAACAATTTACGGTACATATTCGCTATCCAAAATGGGTAAAACCTCAGGCCCTGAAAATTACTATCAATGGCAAAAATATACCTATCAATAATCAGCCTTCTTCTTATGTGGCTTTGACTCGAACCTGGAAATCGGGCGACAAGATAAGGGTAGTTTTACCGATGGAGACTACAGCCGAAGCCCTACCCGATGGCTCGCCTTGGGTGTCATTTTTGCACGGGCCTATTGTATTGGCTGCAGCCACAGATACTACCGACTTAAAAGGTATTTGGGCCAATGATAGTAGAATGGGGCATGAAGCTTCTGGAAAGTTATATCCACTGAATGAAGCTCCTATATTGGTCAGTAATTCAAATAATTATTTGTCTGAAATAAAGCCTATTAGCAAACAAAACCTTAGCTTTTCTTTAGGTAGCTTGGTCTATCCTCAAAAGTATCAAACTTTAAAATTAGTACCTTTTTATCAAATACATGAAGCTCGGTATATGCTGTATTGGCCAGTAATGACACAAGATCAATTGGGTATAAAAATAAAAGAAATTCAGGAACAGGAAAAACTAAAACTTGCATTAGAACAGCAAACCATAGACCAAATTGCCTTGGGGGAACAACAGCCCGAAGCTGACCATAACTTTAGGGGTAATCAAACCAATATGGGAGGTGAGTTAGGCAATTTCTGGAGAAGTACTACCGATTGGATGAGCTATGATCTGAGAAATACAGAACAGAAAGCTCAAAAATTACGATTGCGTTATGCTAGTATCAATAAACCTAGGGTATTTGATATTGTACTGAATAATACTGTATTGCAAACGGTACGCTTGGAAGCCAGCAACATCAAAAAAATCATAGAAGTAGACTATGAATTACCTGCTGATATAAAAAATAGTGTGTCTATAGCCTTAAAAATTGTGGCTAAAAATCAGGAATCAACAGGGCCAATTTATGAAATACGTCTTTTGAAATAAGAAGCTAGTATCAGGATTGTGGGATTTTTAAGATTTACTTATCCCACAATCCTACAAACCCTGATTTCGACGAAATTCCATTGGATTTTGCTGAAATTGCTTCCTAAACAAACGATTGAAATTAGATAAATTTTTAAACCCACACTCGTAGCAAATTTCGAGAATCGATAAGTTTGTTTCACGCAAAAGCCTACGACTTTCATTGAGCCTCATTTCGATAACAAAGCCCAAAAATGTTTTTTGTGTTCTAGATTTGAAATACCTACAAAAAGCAGATGCTGAAAGATGCGATAGAGCAGCCACTTGGGCAATAGATATGTCTTCTCTGAAATGCTGTAACGTATAGTCAAGTACACTATTCATTTTGACACTATCATTGATATTTATGCCACTAATTATACTAGGTGAAATAGGCTGTAGTTCGTCGCAATTAGAAAGAAGCATGAAGATTTCAAAAAGCTTATA
It includes:
- a CDS encoding sulfite exporter TauE/SafE family protein gives rise to the protein MENVQPLDKDLALSGKWTLLEETLMWSIVVVIYLGLSLVIIGKQEIVHASQVAYNWLGQDFWLYVGVGLAAQLVDGTLGMAYGITSTSFLLGIGVPPALSSTSVHVSEMFTTGASAFSHYKFKNINIKLFKALLWGVVGAVTGAYLLAEIIDGNVIKPYISAYMFVLGIVILRKAFQKNITKKKTKQVGLLAVFGGFMDSIGGGGWGPIVTSTLLGQGRNPRYAIGSVNAAEFLITFSSGITFLLFEGVNSWQIILGLVIGGIIAAPFGAILINRVPRRPLMILVGTVVILLSARTILSAIF
- a CDS encoding glycoside hydrolase family 127 protein, whose product is MFSKKLVVLCGLITSFLPSFGQQQPAIESIKSFPLQAVRLKEGPFLNAQNVDMKYILDLDVDRLLAPYRIDAGLPLKAERYGNWENSGLDGHIGGHYLSALALMYASTNNPVLLQRLDYMVGELALCQQKNGDGYVGGIPQGKVFWARIAKGDLDGSGFGLNNTWVPLYNIHKLFAGLYDAYTIAGNRQALDVLLNLSNWFANTIQNLSDEQIQKMLRTEHGGMNEVFADIYEITQDKKYLDIAQKISHRAILNPLIEQKDALTGLHANTQIPKVIGFQKIASLTNNPDWAKASVFFWQNVSQKRSVSFGGNSFREHFNPTNDFGPMLESNQGPETCNSYNMLKLTKSIFLSNPQASYIDFFERTLFNHILSSQHPTHGGFVYFTPIRPRHYRVYSQPQQGFWCCVGSGLENHGKYGDLIYAHSDNDVYVNLFMASTLNWKEKGLTLTQNTQFPASESTELSLKLIHPKQFTVHIRYPKWVKPQALKITINGKNIPINNQPSSYVALTRTWKSGDKIRVVLPMETTAEALPDGSPWVSFLHGPIVLAAATDTTDLKGIWANDSRMGHEASGKLYPLNEAPILVSNSNNYLSEIKPISKQNLSFSLGSLVYPQKYQTLKLVPFYQIHEARYMLYWPVMTQDQLGIKIKEIQEQEKLKLALEQQTIDQIALGEQQPEADHNFRGNQTNMGGELGNFWRSTTDWMSYDLRNTEQKAQKLRLRYASINKPRVFDIVLNNTVLQTVRLEASNIKKIIEVDYELPADIKNSVSIALKIVAKNQESTGPIYEIRLLK